GCGTGGCTCGTCCCTCGGCTCAACAGTCGAACGGACGCTCCGTCAGGAATCACTCCTCTCGGACGAAACCAGCATCGCGCTCGCGCGCCGTTGGTTTTGGTCGCGCAAACCCGATGCGGGATTCGCCCTGACCGGCTTCCCGGCTACGTTGCTCCAAGCCAAAGTGTTTGATGAATGGCTCGATGCCCGTGATGAAAATCTCACT
This window of the Rariglobus hedericola genome carries:
- a CDS encoding nucleoside monophosphate kinase, translated to MNQLRSLNIEHVSLAELIRQEISRGSSLGSTVERTLRQESLLSDETSIALARRWFWSRKPDAGFALTGFPATLLQAKVFDEWLDARDENLTGVIAAADSSESLVEHYRTLGLLLEGEALSAA